The Salmo salar chromosome ssa19, Ssal_v3.1, whole genome shotgun sequence DNA window agcaaaacattttgggactatggaaataaaataataatattttaaaataataatattttaatAATGGACTAATAAATAAAATTTCtaaaataaaatactaaaatatatatatgtatatatatttttttgggggggtgcaaTTTTCCTTTAAGTCCTACCCAGAATCCTCCTCATCCCTGTGTGTCACATCCAAGCCTTAAAACTGTGCAGAATGGACAGACAACAACCTCAAGTACAAgcctgcagtgtgtgtttgtgtgcttggtTTCTCCCACACAGAGGCATCATGCCCATCGAACCTGAGCTGGCACCATCGGGTGGCACATGCCCCCCTCAATATCATCCACTGGGATGAGAATACATAATTAGCAGTGTCTTACAGAATGAATATTAAGACATTATATATTCGGTCATCAGTGACCCCTCAGAGATATTGGGATCATGATGCCTCTGATCCCAGCCCTTCAAATCATCAGCTGTAAAAACCATCCTTGTTGAATGTGTTTCCCACAAGATAAATAAATGGATAAATACATTTTGTTGGATCTCATTTTTTTTGGTCAATCGCTGAAAATGTATTGGTGGTTGTGCTCTCATAAACTCATGGCCGTAACTCTACAGTGAAGCCATTTACAGTATCCCAACCCATTCAGAGTGACACGAGCCCGCTACTCTTTTCTTCTTCTAACAAGCTACTAGTTATTTCATGAAAGGATCACCATTAGAAGGAAAGGCATGACAAAATGGCTGATTGTACTTTCACTGAACACAAGTGCAGAGTCCGGTTACAGTCATGTGTTGCAAGATAAGGTGTAAATCACTTTGGTTGTGTGTGACAGACTAGTAATGTTCCTAACCAAGCCAAATGTCCATCAACAAGACAGTTTGAATGACTCATTTGAGAAGCAGTGTTTGGTAGGAAACTGAAATGTAATATGATAATTCTGTTCCACAACAGCATTGTCTAGAGGGACCTAACCAGTCAGAAACTAGGGTGTCTACTCAAGAAGCATCTCGGAGTAGGACTGCTACCTATCCAGGATCAGCCAGACTGCTTCGTGATCACCCTGCTCAAAGGATGCTGGATGATATATACAATAGCTGTTTGTCTTGAAATTAGCCTTTTGAACCATAGATGTGTTGGAGTGTACAGTGTATATCTACTGTATATTTCTCTCAGCCCAGTAAATTAAGTGTTATATATTATAGAAATGTTTCAAATGTGTCTTCAGCTTTGCAAAATTGTTTTTAGTATTTTAAACGGATCATTAGGCAAAGGCAAAGTTGTTGACTACCCAGTAGCCACAATATATTTTCAATTACAGATTTGACCTTTCAGAGCATATTGAATCTGGCTTTCCTCTAATTCAGAGTGCAACTACACCAATGGAACATGAAGTCAACTGTAAAGGCACAGCTGCTCTGGCATGAAGCAGATGGGGCCATAGTGCCCACTGCCAATGGCTGTATAAGCATCATGTTCATTATTCTAACTCTGAACACAAACCATGACAAATATATATTGATGGTGCAATCCAAACCTTCAAGAGATGTGCAGCACATTGTTAAATAACCAAATTACATTTACAGAAATATTACATTAAAATCTCTGGGATATAAAACAGAGAATCATTATGCAAGGTGGCATCTCCAATTAGCATGAATTATTGCATTGTAGTAGAGACTGAAAGAAAATTGCTTTAATGTAATTTGGGCATATACATTTAGAATATCAATAGAATACCGCAAAAAGGGAACCATGACGTCATTAACAGCCGATATCCATCATCCCATTACAATTGAGGACCATAAACAAATGGAAATGAGCCTAATTTAATCCATTTAGGGTTACATTccttgtaaaaaaaattaaaaaaagtttATCGAAATGGATTATTAAAACTGTGTTGTAAAATCAATATTTGATGGGGTATTTCATCAAATTATTATCGGTGGGCCATGTCAAAGGCTCCAGTTTGACACTCCGTGCCGAACGTGCACACCTGTAGGCTCTGTGGGTGAAACACTGGCTAAAATGATTGAGGGTCAGTGCTATCagagatccttgggacgtccctaccctaaaccctaaccataatccttatctaaccctaaccttgaaccttaccttaaccattttaaatgtgaaCTTCAATGGGGGTAGGGACGTACCAAGGACTCTGGATTGCACGGACTAATTATTGAATCTCTCTGTATAATCTCGATAAAAAAGCGCACTCGCTTCCCGCTCGTGACAGTAGCTTTCGCGCCCCAAATCTACTCCCGTTTTCATTCTAGGTTCGCGCTCCAGAGACTTCTTATCAGTAATTTGCGTAAGCACAGTGTGGTTTCTGCTTTTTGTATTGTATTTACGCTTTGAGCGTAGGCGGAAACATTTACAATTGACGTACGTACGCGCATAGTCACTTGCCTGCTGCAGTTCCGTGCTGGCGCAGCGCGTCCTTCCGTTAATGCTCGTCCTCAGGCCAACAACACACAAAGTGTATTATTCCCTTTTGACTGCTTGACATATATCGGAGACTTTCTCAAGGGGACGACATATTGTACTACAGGTAAGAGACGTATTTTTTTAGCGAATCAGATCGATTTCCGAAATATTGCATAATgtttaaccaagatgactgcgcGCTCACGGTTTCAGCAAAAGCTCGAGTTCGTCATTTCAGGAGAGTTCATGGCTGCTCGGGCATTTTCCATGTCGGTGTTACGGGCGCTTCCTCGCGTGCTTGTGGCTAGTCGGATACACAACCCTTCTCTCCCCACCGTTCAGAATGACGCAGATTGATGTGTTGTCATCGACATAAATTACTATTTTACAACCAAAAGCAACATCGTATTCATGTTCTGTTGAAAACAATACGTATATAAGCATAGGTGGGTGCAaactatagctagctaacgttagccagttaaCGGGCATACACTCCCCCAAATCTGAAGCTATATTGCTAGCTTTTCCAATCGGTTACCTGTATGCATGCAAATTACCTTGCCAATGAATTGGCTATACGACATTGAGATGTATTGCTATTCAAGCATGCATTCATAATGTGGCCAATTTAACATGTGCAACGTTATATAATGTATGATTTTCTGGGTTGAAAATGATCAAAGTCTAAGACATTCAATTGATGGGCGATTGTACCTGCCTAGATTGAATGTACTAAAATCATTTGGCCACCACAAAACCTTGATTTATTGATTATATTTCGTTAAAATAAACATGAAATGATTCAACAATGTGCCTATTTCCCTCTGGTCATGTAATCCACCTCGGGAGGGGATGGTAAACTAGTTATCTAAATAATCAAacgttattggtcacgtacacatgttttgcaggtgcagcgaaatgtttctatttctagctccaacagtgtagtaataccgaacaatacaaaacaatacataccAATTCTAAAAACAAATACATATCATTGCAAGTGATTGCATATAGGCTACTCTCATAGTAACGCTTTCCTATCCACATAGATTGCTACATGTATTAGGTTGATATGATAATAAATGATAAAACAAAACAGCTTTTTAAATCAGCCTATTATTCTCCCCCACAACAGCCATTATGGTGTCATCCAGAGAAACATCATATATATAGGGCCATGACAGACACAGTGCCGCTGCTAATCATTCGCAATGTGGTTAACGTTTTAGGATATTATGATCAGATTGTTTTAGGCTTATTTCCCAATGGTTCAGAGTGAAATGTATCCACAGACATCTAACAACGTTCTTTCTATTGTTCCAGAATATCAATCCAAGATGTCAGAGACCGTGAAGTACATGGATGATGAACACAAGACCATCTTCCTGAAGATACTGAATGAGCAACGGTTGGAGGGTGAACACTGTGACATTGCGGTGGTGGTTGAAGATGTGAAGTTCAGGGCGCACCGCTGTGTGCTGGCAGCGTGTAGCAACTACTTCAAAAAGCTGTTCAAGAAGCATGAAGTCGACAACTCCTCAGTCATAGAAATCGACTTCATCCGCTCAGACATCTTCGAGGAGGTATTGAACTACATGTACACAGCCAAGATTTCTGTGAAGATAAAGGACGTCAATTTGATGATTTCTTCAGGTCAGATACTCGGAATCCGTTTTCTGGACAAACTCTGTTCACAGAAGCGTGACATGTCCACTGAAGAAAGGAACGGCCAAAATGACAAACCCTTTCCCTGTGATATTCTCAAAATGTCTCTCCCTACTGATGACCCTACATTGGGCCAGGAAAACGACCTGCAGGTGCTAGGTGACCATGACGACACTCCTACTGACGACCTTGTGGAAGAGCCAATGACCAATCACGACTTGGACAAATCGCCTAACACGGCGTTGAGAGTGACGGAGGCCATTCTCAAAGAATGGCCTCCTGCCAATGAGGACGTGCACAAGGTGAGCTGTTACGACCAGGACGTGGAACCCATGGATACGGAGCAAAAAGACCTGGCGAGTCACACCACAACAACCTTAGCGTTTGCTGACAGCATCGGCGAGGTGAAGGACGAGCAGCCCCCCGGTTGGACCACAGCCACGACGGACATGAAGTTCGAGTACCTCCTCTACGGCCAACGGGAACAGCTCGCATGCCAGATCTGTGGGAAGACCTTCATCGATGAGAACCGTTTGAGGAAACACGAAAAGCTGCACTCGGCCGAACGTCCGTTCATCTGTGAAATCTGCAGCAAAGCCTTCACTACCCAGGCTCACCTGAAGGAGCATCTGAAGATCCACACAGGCTTCAAGCCCTACCGCTGCGACGTGTGTGGCAAGTCCTTCATCCGAGCGCCTGACCTCAAGAAGCACGAGCGGGTCCACAGCAACGAGCGTCCCTTCGGCTGCCAGATGTGTGACAAGGCCTTCAAGCACAAGTCCCACCTGAAGGACCACGAGAGGCGCCACAGGGGCGAGAAGCCCTTCGTCTGCGGCTCGTGCACCAAGGCCTTTGCTAAAGCCTCAGACCTAAAGAGACATGAAAACAACATGCACAGCGAGAGGAAGCAGATGCCGCCAAGCACCCTGCAGACCGAAACTGAACAGCTGCAGGCAGCAGCCATGGCCGCCGAGGCCGAGCAACAACTGGAGTCCATAGCATGCTCATAGCACACAAAGTTTTGTTACATTACCTTACTTGTCATGGACATCTTGAGAACAATATGAGTTTTTTGATGtttcattttgtattttatttttgggaGGCCGAAAAACTCCAATAATCAGATAGATTTGATGTTGATAATTTTTCTCAAGATAGGATTTCACTACATTCATTTATTTTTGGATTTATTTCACGTGATTTAGGCTTTCTCGCACTTGGTTATATTGTAATGGTTAAATAATTTTGGGGGGTATTAATTCAAATATGTTTGTGTAAATGTTATGGCAGCGTTATGGATATAAATGCTATGACTACTGCCTCTACTCGGTTTTGGTTGTCAATATATTACTGCTGTTATACAGTACTGGTTTTATCAAGAAAAACTGGAAATTAAATGTTTGATTTGTAAAAATTTATGGAAAAAATTGTTATAAACCACAACGTTTTTGATGGTTAACTATTCCACAGCATCACATACACAAGTCTTACTGTAATTGACGTCAAAATATGTGTTGCTTTAATAAACATGGTAGCCTCAACTGCCAACAAATCATTAATCTATTGTCTTTTTCATTATTTTTGGAAATACATTATAGCTTTAATTTGTGTAGAAACACGTTTACATGGATtgacatgtaaaaaaaaatatatagtgttGGGAAGTAGTGTTGTTCAACTAGTCATTTAACTACATTTTGCTGTAGCTTTTTGGTAGTTGAACTAGATAAAAATCTAGGTTGGGTTTTCAGTTGTTAATTTCTTTTttgccatgtagcggtgtagctaactactggaactatacactactgttttaccatgtagcggtgtagctaactactggaactacacactactggtttaccatgtagcggtgtagctaactactggaactacacactactggttTGCcttgtagcggtgtagctaactacaggaactatacactactgttttaccatatagtggtgtagctaactacaggaactatacactactgttttaccatatagtggtgtagctaactacaggaactatacactactgttttaccatgtagcggtgtagctaactactggaactacacactactgttttaccatgtagcggtgtagctaactactggaactatacactactgttttaccatatagtggtgtagctaactacaggaactatacactactgttttaccatatagtggtgtagctaactacaggaactatacactactgttttaccatgtagcggtgtagctaactactggaactacacactactgttttaccatgtagcggtgtagctaactactggaactacacactactggttTACcttgtagcggtgtagctaactacaggAACTATACACTACTGTTTTACAATAAAGTGGTGTAGCGAACTACAGGAACtatacactactgttttaccatatagtggtgtagctaactactggaactatacactactgttttaccatatagtggtgtagctaactactggaactatacactactgttttaccatgtagcggtgtagctaactacaggaactacacactactttttttgctaaaataaaatatggggaagtaggcaagaatttcctttatttttcagcatcagacctgcctaatagGCTAAATGACACATTCTGTTAATAACATCTGAATCCAGAGTGATCTtttcttgcaatttgtagtctatgactTGAGATTTAGATATGCTAATTCATCACTTAGTAGTTTGGACTTTAGTAACTTTAGTTaactatattttatttattttcagagtagcttccccaacaccaCTATTAAAGcactggtgtaaagtacttaagtaaaaatactttaaagtactacttaagtagtttttgggggaatctgtactttactatttatatttatgacaacttttacttttacttcactacattcctaaagaaaataatgtactttttctccatacattttacctgatacccaaaagtacttgttatattttgaatgcttagcaggacaggaaaatggtctaatacACAGACTTATCAACATGtggtcatccctgctgcctctgatctgcatcttttgtaaatgatgtcggagtgttggagtgtgcccctggttatcAATACGtttttaaaacaagaaaatggtgccgtctgcgttgcttaatataaggaatttgaaatgatttatactttttcttttgatacttaagtatatatatatatatatatatatatattatttttttcacctttatttaaccaggtaggctagttgagaacaagttctcatttgcaactgcgacctggccaagataaagcatagcaattcgacacatacaacaacacagagttacacatggaataaacaaaacatacagtcaataatacagtagaacaaaagaaaacaaaaagtctatatacagtgagtgcaaatgaggtaaaataaggcaataaataggccatggtggcgaagtaattacaatatagcaattaaacactggaatggtagatgtgcagaagatgaatgtgcaagtagagatactggggtgcaaaggagcaagataaataaataaatgcagtatggggatgaggtaggtagatagatgggctgtttacagatgggctatgtacaggtgcagtgatctgtgagctgctctgacagctggtgcttaaagctagtgagggagatatgagtctccagcttcagagaattttgcagttcgttccagtcattggcagcagagaactggaaggaaagatgaccaaaggaggaattggctttgggggtgaccactgagatatacctgctggagcgtgtgctacgggtgggtgctgctatggtgaccagtgagctgagataaggcggggctttacctagcagagacttgtagataacctgtagccagtgggtttggcgacaagtatgaagcgagatgttttgatacttaagtatatttacaaccgaatacttttagacttttactcaagtattattttactgggtgacgttcacttttacttgagtaactttctattaaggtatctatacttttactcaagtatgacaattgggtacttttttccaccactgtattaAAGTGTGTTCATCAAGGCTAGGCTATGTTAGATCTATTCAGTCATTGTGTCACATTTTTTAATGATCTATTTGCTGACCTTGCTAATAACTTTATATTTGAGCAAGTTTTAAACATACACTATTCGTTGTAAATGTATGTCAATATGTTATTTGGCTGGATTTATGGTTGACCCTGGGCGTTCAAGCATGCGCAGTAGGTCGCTTTTGGTACTTGAAAACTTTCAGGTGTCGTGAGTTCTCAATCTCATCGAGAGTGTAATGGACACGATTGTGAATTGAGAACACGGACAACTCTGTTTACAGGTAAAGAATGCAAATACTTTCAGATATGTTAGCATTTTtcaactgaaataaaataatttgaCAATTTTATGAACGTGTTTGTTTACAAACTTCAAGTAATATTGCCAGATTATCGACCCTCCAAGCAGTAAAATCGTGACATGGCAAATTGATCTACAAATAACCATCCGTAATTCGACCTCGTGTGTCTAAAATGGTGTGGAATTGAAACTTTACAATATGATAACTATACACAGGTACAATTCAACTTGATAAAACATTGTCTACTTTAAAGACTTAATTGTTAACGCTACCTACATTTTCTACGGTCAAATTTGAGTGATGAAACTGGAAGACAATGAAGGGCATGGAGGAGCCAAAACATCCAGCAGGAAAAGAACAGCATCAGAATCTAAGAGGGATGAGAGCCCAACAGACAGGTGAGTTTCCTGAAGATACCTCATACCACTGGTCCTTGGTCAGGTTGTCGTCATGATAGAATTGGGTTTGGGGTGGAAGTGTGTATAGTTGAGGTTACTTATCTCAGTGACAAGGTAGTAGAATAGAGCCTATTCATTACAAAGAGGTCATTGTTTTTATCTGAATATAAATCAGGATTATTATGAAAAGCTAAATTCACACTTCCCTATGGTCCAACACAGGAAGAGGAGTAAGGATGGGGAAAGGGACAAAAAAGAGGGAACCGAGCTGAAGCACAAGGTAATGTAATGCACCATTTGGAGTGTTTGGAGAGTGGAACGTCAACTATATGAAAGTTAAGACCAGACAGAGGCAGCATGCATGAGATCCAGACCCCATCTCAATTATATCGCGTGATAAACACCAGGAATTCCTAATCAATTACTAACATCCAAATCTTAGCCTTACAGGAAAATAGACCATTCATCCATACTAATGCACATGCATGCGCATGTCTGATGATAATTTTATTTCATAGGCGAAGCACTCCAGTTCTAAGCATCCTCGTAAACCTCTGCAGGAGCCGAAGATCACAAGGTGAGTATGGATAGATCTATCTATTAGGATTCATTTACATACAGGGGATATGTGAAAGCGCCCTTAATTACAATCTCCCACTTACATGTCTTCATTCACAATGAAGGGTGTAGTATTGTCCGATGTGTTCTGTTTTATTTAAATCAGTGGTCAACTTGTTTAGCGATTATCTCATTTCATCTTGTTTTAACAATGCATTTGTTTCTGTCTTTCCTTCATCAGTTCTGGGGTTTTAAAAGCTGTCTCGGAGAACGACCATGCAGATGTGAAGACCAAAGGTGTAGCCATGGTAAGAACCACAGACTATCACCAGAGATCTGTACATAATgacaagatgctcatgtctccgccctaacaatgggagtcatccCAAAAGCGGGAAGGCAGACGACAAGTTTAGGTCctaaataagcccatagaaacgcattggtcttattttggacagattttggtgTGACAGAAAcctctcgcttcacctcttcctctctgctataACATGATATACACAGGCCTAGTTACTGCATATC harbors:
- the LOC106579648 gene encoding zinc finger and BTB domain-containing protein 14 yields the protein MSETVKYMDDEHKTIFLKILNEQRLEGEHCDIAVVVEDVKFRAHRCVLAACSNYFKKLFKKHEVDNSSVIEIDFIRSDIFEEVLNYMYTAKISVKIKDVNLMISSGQILGIRFLDKLCSQKRDMSTEERNGQNDKPFPCDILKMSLPTDDPTLGQENDLQVLGDHDDTPTDDLVEEPMTNHDLDKSPNTALRVTEAILKEWPPANEDVHKVSCYDQDVEPMDTEQKDLASHTTTTLAFADSIGEVKDEQPPGWTTATTDMKFEYLLYGQREQLACQICGKTFIDENRLRKHEKLHSAERPFICEICSKAFTTQAHLKEHLKIHTGFKPYRCDVCGKSFIRAPDLKKHERVHSNERPFGCQMCDKAFKHKSHLKDHERRHRGEKPFVCGSCTKAFAKASDLKRHENNMHSERKQMPPSTLQTETEQLQAAAMAAEAEQQLESIACS